The following coding sequences lie in one Saimiri boliviensis isolate mSaiBol1 chromosome 6, mSaiBol1.pri, whole genome shotgun sequence genomic window:
- the SLC37A2 gene encoding glucose-6-phosphate exchanger SLC37A2 isoform X2: MRSSLAPGIWFFRAFSRDSWFQGFILLLTFLIYTCYHMSRKPISIVKSRLHQNCSEQIRPINDTRSLNDTMWCSWAPFDKDNYKELLGAVDNAFLVAYAIGMFISGVFGERLPLRYYLSAGMLLSGLFTSLFGLGYFWNIHVLWYFVVIQVCNGLVQTTGWPSVVTCVGNWFGKGKRGLIMGIWNSHTSVGNILGSLIAGIWVNGQWGLSFVVPGIITATMGVITFLFLIEHPEDVDCTPPQHHGEPAENQDNPEDPGNSPYSIRESSLETVAKCSKEPCEEPAAISFFGALRIPGVVEFSLCLLFAKLVSYTFLYWLPLYISNVAHFSAKEAGDLSTLFDAGGIIGGIMAGLISDYTNGRATTCCVMLILAAPMMFLYNRFGQDGITSSIVMLIICGGLVNGPYALITTAVSADLGTHRSLKGNAKALSTVTAIIDGTGSIGAALGPLLAGLISPTGWNNVFYMLISADVLACLLLCRLVYKEILAWKVSLSRGSGYKEI; this comes from the exons GTTCCAAGGCTTCATCCTGCTGCTGACCTTCCTCATTTACACCTGCTATCACATGTCCAGGAAGCCCATCAGTATCGTGAAG AGCCGCCTGCACCAGAACTGCTCGGAGCAGATCAGACCCATCAACGATACTCGCAGTCTCAATGACACCATGTGGTGCAGCTGGGCCCCCTTTG ATAAGGACAACTACAAGGAGTTACTGGGGGCCGTGGACAATGCCTTTCTCGTGGCCTATGCCATCGGCATGTTCATCAG TGGGGTGTTTGGGGAGCGGCTTCCACTCCGTTACTACCTCTCAGCTGGAATGCTGCTCAGTGGCCTTTTCACCTCGCTCTTTGGCCTGGGATATTTCTGGAACATCCACGTGCTCTGGTACTTTGTGGTCATCCAG GTCTGTAATGGACTCGTCCAGACCACAGGCTGGCCCTCTGTGGTGACCTGCGTCGGCAACTGGTTCGGGAAGGGGAA gAGGGGGCTCATCATGGGCATCTGGAATTCCCACACATCTGTGGGGAACATCCTGGGCTCCCTGATTGCTGGCATCTGGGTGAACGGGCAGTGGGGCCTGTCGTTTGTTGTGCCTGGCATCATTACTGCCACCATGGGTGTCATcaccttcctcttcctcattGAAC acccAGAAGATGTGGACTGCACCCCTCCTCAACACCAT GGCGAGCCAGCTGAGAACCAGGACAACCCTGAAGACCCTGGGAACAGTCCCTACTCTATCAGGGAGAGCAGCCTTGAGACTGTGGCCAAATGCTCCAAGGAGCCATGCGAAGAGCCTGCTGCCATCAGCTTCTTTGGCGCGCTCCGGATCCCA GGCGTGGTCGAGTTCTCTCTGTGTCTGCTGTTTGCCAAGCTGGTCAGTTACACCTTCCTTTACTGGCTACCCCTCTACATCTCCAATGTGG CTCACTTTAGTGCCAAGGAGGCTGGGGACCTGTCTACACTCTTCGATGCTGGTGGCATCATAG GCGGCATCATGGCAGGGCTCATCTCTGACTACACCAACGGCAGGGCCACCACTTGCTGCGTCATGCTCATCTTGGCTGCCCCCATG aTGTTCCTGTACAACCGCTTTGGCCAGGACGGGATTACCAGCTCTATAG TGATGCTGATCATCTGTGGGGGCCTGGTCAATGGCCCGTATGCACTCATCACTACTGCTGTCTCTGCTGACCTG GGGACGCATAGGAGCCTGAAAGGCAATGCCAAGGCCCTGTCCACGGTCACGGCCATCATCGACGGCACTGGCTCCATAG GCGCGGCTCTGGGGCCTCTGCTGGCTGGGCTCATCTCCCCGACGGGCTGGAACAATGTCTTCTACATGCTCATCTCTGCCGACGTCCTAGCCTGCTTG CTCCTCTGCCGGTTAGTGTACAAAGAGATCTTGGCCTGGAAGGTGTCCCTGAGCAGAGGCAGCGG GTATAAAGAAATATGA
- the SLC37A2 gene encoding glucose-6-phosphate exchanger SLC37A2 isoform X1, whose translation MRSSLAPGIWFFRAFSRDSWFQGFILLLTFLIYTCYHMSRKPISIVKSRLHQNCSEQIRPINDTRSLNDTMWCSWAPFDKDNYKELLGAVDNAFLVAYAIGMFISGVFGERLPLRYYLSAGMLLSGLFTSLFGLGYFWNIHVLWYFVVIQVCNGLVQTTGWPSVVTCVGNWFGKGKRGLIMGIWNSHTSVGNILGSLIAGIWVNGQWGLSFVVPGIITATMGVITFLFLIEHPEDVDCTPPQHHGEPAENQDNPEDPGNSPYSIRESSLETVAKCSKEPCEEPAAISFFGALRIPGVVEFSLCLLFAKLVSYTFLYWLPLYISNVAHFSAKEAGDLSTLFDAGGIIGGIMAGLISDYTNGRATTCCVMLILAAPMMFLYNRFGQDGITSSIVMLIICGGLVNGPYALITTAVSADLGTHRSLKGNAKALSTVTAIIDGTGSIGAALGPLLAGLISPTGWNNVFYMLISADVLACLLLCRLVYKEILAWKVSLSRGSGSSMVLTHQR comes from the exons GTTCCAAGGCTTCATCCTGCTGCTGACCTTCCTCATTTACACCTGCTATCACATGTCCAGGAAGCCCATCAGTATCGTGAAG AGCCGCCTGCACCAGAACTGCTCGGAGCAGATCAGACCCATCAACGATACTCGCAGTCTCAATGACACCATGTGGTGCAGCTGGGCCCCCTTTG ATAAGGACAACTACAAGGAGTTACTGGGGGCCGTGGACAATGCCTTTCTCGTGGCCTATGCCATCGGCATGTTCATCAG TGGGGTGTTTGGGGAGCGGCTTCCACTCCGTTACTACCTCTCAGCTGGAATGCTGCTCAGTGGCCTTTTCACCTCGCTCTTTGGCCTGGGATATTTCTGGAACATCCACGTGCTCTGGTACTTTGTGGTCATCCAG GTCTGTAATGGACTCGTCCAGACCACAGGCTGGCCCTCTGTGGTGACCTGCGTCGGCAACTGGTTCGGGAAGGGGAA gAGGGGGCTCATCATGGGCATCTGGAATTCCCACACATCTGTGGGGAACATCCTGGGCTCCCTGATTGCTGGCATCTGGGTGAACGGGCAGTGGGGCCTGTCGTTTGTTGTGCCTGGCATCATTACTGCCACCATGGGTGTCATcaccttcctcttcctcattGAAC acccAGAAGATGTGGACTGCACCCCTCCTCAACACCAT GGCGAGCCAGCTGAGAACCAGGACAACCCTGAAGACCCTGGGAACAGTCCCTACTCTATCAGGGAGAGCAGCCTTGAGACTGTGGCCAAATGCTCCAAGGAGCCATGCGAAGAGCCTGCTGCCATCAGCTTCTTTGGCGCGCTCCGGATCCCA GGCGTGGTCGAGTTCTCTCTGTGTCTGCTGTTTGCCAAGCTGGTCAGTTACACCTTCCTTTACTGGCTACCCCTCTACATCTCCAATGTGG CTCACTTTAGTGCCAAGGAGGCTGGGGACCTGTCTACACTCTTCGATGCTGGTGGCATCATAG GCGGCATCATGGCAGGGCTCATCTCTGACTACACCAACGGCAGGGCCACCACTTGCTGCGTCATGCTCATCTTGGCTGCCCCCATG aTGTTCCTGTACAACCGCTTTGGCCAGGACGGGATTACCAGCTCTATAG TGATGCTGATCATCTGTGGGGGCCTGGTCAATGGCCCGTATGCACTCATCACTACTGCTGTCTCTGCTGACCTG GGGACGCATAGGAGCCTGAAAGGCAATGCCAAGGCCCTGTCCACGGTCACGGCCATCATCGACGGCACTGGCTCCATAG GCGCGGCTCTGGGGCCTCTGCTGGCTGGGCTCATCTCCCCGACGGGCTGGAACAATGTCTTCTACATGCTCATCTCTGCCGACGTCCTAGCCTGCTTG CTCCTCTGCCGGTTAGTGTACAAAGAGATCTTGGCCTGGAAGGTGTCCCTGAGCAGAGGCAGCGG CTCTAGTATGGTCCTAACCCACCAGCGATAG